A window of Ranitomeya variabilis isolate aRanVar5 chromosome 2, aRanVar5.hap1, whole genome shotgun sequence contains these coding sequences:
- the LOC143809420 gene encoding olfactomedin-4-like — protein MFTISILLLGIGQIHAANLIHNFKGYVDELGVCQCSIVLPDSTFPADQLEYLEKANQNLSITVQQEMTKINHYESALIVYKERLINLTKRVELMEMGGLSYTELDFGLVKLEIREMEALILQLKTSMNGTNVLIEALYLEIRNISIMVNQLEVYDKNNVLLIRREIAALQKRLEDCEKNQTTRPTPNPPLPPVDYGKCGHGGIEDISKPLVVQLNFRGVSYKSGGWGSDSLLGADQGMQFVAPLQTDGRDMRIVYYYETYDDLLIYRHKEEKSIPGYGQGAGMIMYNKSLYYNCHNSQNLCKLDIPTNTVERKVLTDAAYNNRFSYSSSAWQDIDFAGDEDGLWVIYTTEADGGNIRIGKVNGTTLDLMQTWSTTQYKRGATNAFMVCGVLYVTRSLSTKKEEIFYMYDTKTSKEAYLSVRFDKMMDNMHSLSYNPNDHKLYMYNDAYLLTYDLIFKALK, from the exons ATTCACAATTTCAAGGGTTATGTGGATGAGTTAGGGGTCTGTCAATGCTCCATTGTTCTCCCAGATTCTACATTCCCAGCAGATCAATTGGAATACCTGGAAAAAGCCAACCAGAACCTGAGTATCACCGTCCAGCAGGAGATGACAAAG ATCAACCACTATGAAAGTGCACTGATTGTCTACAAGGAGCGGCTAATTAATTTGACCAAACGTGTGGAGTTGATGGAGATGGGTGGTCTCTCGTACACTGAGCTGGACTTTGGGTTGGTGAAATTGGAGATTAGAGAAATGGAGGCTCTGATACTGCAACTTAAGACTTCTATGAATGGTACCAATGTTCTGATAGAAGCTCTCTACTTAGAG ATACGTAACATCTCCATCATGGTGAACCAGCTGGAAGTCTATGACAAGAACAATGTTCTACTGATCAGAAGGGAAATTGCAGCCTTACAAAAACGGCTGGAAGATTGTGAGAAGAACCAGACTACTAGACCAACTCCTAATCCTCCACTTCCTCCAGTAGACTATG GTAAATGTGGCCATGGAGGAATAGAGGATATCAGCAAACCTTTGGTAGTACAACTGAACTTTAGGGGAGTCAGCTACAAATCTGGAGGTTGGGGAAGTGACTCGCTTCTTGGAGCTGATCAAGGAATGCAATTTGTGGCTCCTCTCCAAACAGATGGAAGGGATATGAGGATTGTATATTACTACGAAACCTACGATGACCTCTTGATCTACAGACATAAAGAAGAAAAAAGCATTCCAGGATATGGACAAGGAGCTGGGATGATCATGTACAACAAATCACTGTACTATAACTGCCATAACTCCCAGAATCTCTGCAAACTGGACATACCAACCAACACTGTGGAGCGCAAGGTTCTCACTGATGCCGCCTACAACAATCGGTTTTCATACTCATCATCTGCTTGGCAGGACATAGACTTTGCCGGTGATGAGGACGGGCTCTGGGTCATTTATACAACTGAAGCAGATGGAGGAAACATTCGCATTGGTAAAGTTAATGGCACTACTCTTGACTTGATGCAGACATGGTCCACTACCCAGTACAAACGTGGGGCCACCAACGCTTTCATGGTGTGTGGAGTCTTATATGTCACTAGATCCCTCAGTACAAAGAAAGAGGAGATCTTCTACATGTACGACACTAAAACCAGCAAAGAAGCCTACCTGAGCGTACGATTTGATAAGATGATGGACAATATGCACAGTCTCTCCTACAACCCCAACGATCACAAGCTCTACATGTACAATGATGCTTATCTCCTCACATATGATCTCATTTTTAAAGCGCTTAAATGA